The Peptococcaceae bacterium genome has a segment encoding these proteins:
- a CDS encoding dimethylsulfonioproprionate lyase family protein — MARKLTVKAKDVEGVKRIPARESKLLLSEATVGVKNMSMGFNITEVNSMIPEHAHETEEEVMFLISGQGIFVAGEEEFELVPETAFYAPPGVKHKVINTGNEPLKIVWVYSPPLADHKKK, encoded by the coding sequence ATGGCAAGGAAATTGACGGTGAAGGCTAAAGACGTGGAAGGTGTAAAGAGGATACCGGCGCGTGAATCTAAACTGTTGTTATCGGAAGCGACGGTGGGAGTCAAAAACATGTCCATGGGTTTCAACATAACCGAGGTCAACAGCATGATTCCTGAGCATGCCCACGAGACGGAAGAAGAGGTGATGTTCCTGATCAGTGGGCAGGGAATATTTGTGGCCGGGGAAGAGGAGTTTGAATTGGTTCCTGAGACGGCTTTTTATGCTCCGCCGGGAGTAAAACACAAGGTTATCAACACTGGAAATGAGCCCTTGAAGATTGTTTGGGTCTACTCTCCGCCGCTTGCCGACCACAAGAAAAAATGA
- a CDS encoding alcohol dehydrogenase catalytic domain-containing protein, whose translation MKAALLYKSRDLRVEKTSPPCISDGEVLIRVKTAGLCGSDLHRYLGDRPVKYYPMILGHEFFGIVEKVGKDVQKFKAGDRVVANPFFTCGSCKFCLSGRRNLCRSRWNIGIDAPGCFAEFVKVPENALWLIPGHVPDQEAVMVEPTAVVLRAIKKSGNLLGKTVAVIGAGTMGQLVSNLAKSAGAEVIVSDVVEKKLEVCRQMGADQVINAVYDEPVAAVKRLTDGSGAEVVIETAGIPKTVEQAVKMAQPGGKVVLLGLATALASISPIDIARNELEVFGAVLYVEEFGEAVKLVSKRSIDFERIISHVLPLDKCREGFELMAGQQAMKILVSMD comes from the coding sequence ATGAAGGCGGCGCTTTTGTATAAAAGCAGGGATTTGCGCGTTGAAAAGACAAGTCCGCCCTGCATCTCAGACGGCGAGGTGCTTATTCGCGTAAAAACTGCAGGGTTATGCGGTTCGGACTTGCATCGCTATCTTGGAGACCGGCCGGTTAAATACTACCCCATGATTTTAGGCCATGAATTCTTCGGCATTGTAGAAAAAGTGGGAAAGGATGTGCAAAAATTTAAAGCCGGGGACAGGGTGGTGGCCAACCCGTTTTTTACCTGCGGGAGCTGTAAATTCTGTTTGAGCGGCCGCAGAAACCTTTGCCGCAGCCGGTGGAATATCGGGATTGATGCCCCGGGGTGTTTTGCGGAATTTGTCAAAGTGCCGGAAAACGCGCTCTGGCTTATTCCTGGTCATGTGCCCGACCAAGAAGCGGTCATGGTGGAACCTACGGCAGTGGTTTTAAGAGCTATAAAGAAAAGCGGCAATTTGCTTGGTAAAACAGTGGCGGTTATTGGCGCTGGGACTATGGGACAGCTTGTTTCCAATTTGGCTAAAAGTGCGGGCGCCGAAGTAATTGTGTCGGATGTGGTGGAGAAGAAGCTTGAGGTCTGCCGGCAAATGGGGGCTGACCAGGTCATCAACGCCGTTTATGATGAACCCGTGGCTGCAGTGAAGAGGCTGACCGATGGCAGTGGGGCGGAAGTGGTCATTGAAACGGCCGGCATACCGAAAACCGTTGAACAGGCCGTCAAAATGGCCCAGCCGGGAGGAAAGGTGGTCCTTTTAGGATTAGCCACGGCCCTTGCAAGCATCAGTCCTATCGACATTGCCAGGAACGAGCTGGAGGTTTTCGGGGCCGTACTTTATGTTGAAGAGTTTGGCGAGGCCGTGAAACTTGTAAGCAAGCGGTCAATCGATTTTGAAAGGATTATAAGTCATGTACTCCCGCTGGACAAATGCCGAGAAGGGTTTGAATTGATGGCGGGGCAGCAAGCGATGAAAATACTTGTTTCTATGGACTGA